A DNA window from Streptomyces parvus contains the following coding sequences:
- a CDS encoding cell division protein FtsK, producing MNHDDESELFNRLEADMNTPVEPDAVGSVVDLDKARSARAESADPSTDRSADSRPDESGVESGDPTEPVMVDGPTEVGPGFMGRLMGAKRRAIVPAWLRSGKEFRTAAKWAAGHYGHLAGYHALRSPYYAARLTFQAPAGAAKFVGGMMRWVADREGEPVRLASVRREDAAEYLKLSRQRDGRVRLRTVVATLALFVGVSAALAIYVLAPGWLQLLTVGALLMALGSAGTQADAPVVTRAVEMTKAPKLTSDIVLRALGALGISAISQAQGKGRDGFTFTAPITRDGPGWRAEGDLPYGVTVTDVIERRDKLASGLRRPLGCVWPEAVPDEHTGRLVLWVGDQDMSTAAKPAWPLIKGGSVDLFKPVSFGTDQRGRWVDITLMYIAGVIGAIPRMGKTFLLRLLLLIAALDARAEVHTYDLKGTGDLDPVGERVSHRHRAGDDDEDIEYALEDLRALRTELRRRAKMIRSLPRDICPESKVTSELANKKELGLHPIVIGVDECQVWFEHPKHGGEFEEICTDLVKRGPATGIVLLLATQRPDAKALPTGISANASARWCLKVMGQLENDMVLGTSSYKRGIRATMFSWKDKGIHYFVGEGADARIVSSVYVDAPTAEVIGLRARRLREAAGTLTGHAAGESFEDRETSGFDLLADILAIVPAEEPKLWSETVVARLADLRPEVYGGWEPEQLATALKPHGVPTGQVWGKTEAGKGANRRGIERSRILAVIAERDGKRDAS from the coding sequence GTGAATCACGACGACGAAAGCGAACTCTTCAACCGACTCGAAGCCGACATGAACACCCCCGTCGAACCCGACGCGGTCGGGTCGGTGGTCGACCTCGACAAGGCCCGATCCGCCCGCGCCGAGTCGGCCGACCCGAGCACCGACCGGTCGGCCGACTCCCGGCCCGACGAGTCGGGTGTCGAGTCGGGCGACCCGACCGAGCCCGTGATGGTCGACGGGCCCACAGAAGTCGGCCCCGGTTTCATGGGCCGACTCATGGGGGCGAAGCGGCGGGCGATCGTCCCGGCCTGGCTGCGGTCGGGCAAGGAGTTCCGGACCGCAGCGAAGTGGGCGGCCGGACACTACGGCCATTTGGCCGGGTACCACGCCCTGCGCTCCCCGTACTACGCCGCCCGCCTCACGTTCCAGGCTCCGGCCGGTGCAGCGAAGTTCGTGGGCGGGATGATGCGGTGGGTGGCCGACCGCGAGGGCGAACCCGTCCGCCTCGCGTCCGTCCGGCGCGAGGACGCAGCCGAGTACCTCAAGCTGTCCCGGCAGCGGGACGGCCGGGTGCGGCTGCGCACCGTCGTGGCGACGCTGGCCCTGTTCGTCGGGGTCAGTGCCGCGCTCGCCATCTATGTCCTCGCTCCCGGATGGCTCCAACTCCTCACCGTCGGAGCACTGTTGATGGCTCTCGGGTCGGCCGGCACGCAGGCCGACGCCCCGGTCGTCACCCGCGCAGTCGAGATGACGAAGGCGCCCAAGCTCACCTCAGACATCGTCCTGCGCGCCCTCGGTGCGCTCGGCATTTCGGCTATCAGCCAGGCTCAGGGGAAGGGGCGGGACGGTTTCACGTTCACCGCCCCGATCACCCGGGACGGGCCCGGATGGCGTGCCGAGGGCGACCTCCCCTACGGCGTGACGGTCACTGACGTGATCGAGCGCCGCGACAAGCTCGCCTCCGGCCTGCGCCGCCCGCTCGGCTGCGTCTGGCCTGAAGCCGTCCCGGACGAGCACACCGGCCGCCTCGTGCTCTGGGTCGGGGATCAGGACATGTCGACCGCCGCCAAGCCCGCATGGCCGCTGATCAAGGGCGGCTCCGTCGACCTGTTCAAGCCCGTCTCCTTCGGCACCGACCAGCGGGGACGCTGGGTCGACATCACCCTCATGTACATCGCCGGGGTCATCGGCGCGATCCCCCGCATGGGCAAGACGTTCCTCCTACGTCTGCTCCTGCTCATCGCCGCCCTGGACGCGCGTGCCGAGGTCCACACCTACGACCTCAAGGGCACCGGCGACCTCGACCCCGTCGGCGAGCGAGTCTCGCACCGGCACCGGGCCGGGGACGACGACGAGGACATCGAGTACGCCCTTGAGGACCTGCGGGCCCTGCGCACCGAGCTGCGCCGCCGGGCCAAGATGATCCGGTCGCTTCCCCGGGACATCTGCCCGGAGTCCAAGGTCACCTCCGAACTGGCGAACAAGAAGGAACTCGGGCTCCACCCGATCGTGATCGGGGTGGATGAGTGCCAGGTCTGGTTCGAGCACCCCAAGCACGGCGGGGAGTTCGAAGAGATCTGCACTGACCTGGTCAAGCGCGGCCCCGCGACCGGGATCGTGCTCCTGCTCGCCACCCAGCGCCCGGACGCCAAGGCCCTGCCCACCGGCATTTCGGCGAACGCGTCGGCCCGGTGGTGCCTGAAGGTCATGGGCCAGCTGGAGAACGACATGGTCCTCGGCACGTCCAGCTACAAGCGGGGCATCCGGGCCACGATGTTCAGCTGGAAGGACAAGGGGATCCACTACTTCGTCGGTGAAGGTGCCGACGCGCGGATCGTCTCGTCCGTCTACGTCGACGCCCCCACCGCCGAGGTGATCGGGCTGCGGGCCCGCCGCCTGCGCGAAGCCGCCGGAACCCTCACCGGCCACGCCGCAGGCGAGTCCTTCGAGGACCGGGAGACGAGCGGGTTCGACCTGCTCGCCGACATCCTCGCCATCGTGCCGGCCGAAGAGCCCAAGCTGTGGTCCGAGACCGTCGTCGCCCGCCTCGCCGACCTCCGGCCCGAGGTGTACGGGGGCTGGGAGCCGGAGCAGCTCGCCACCGCGCTCAAGCCGCACGGCGTCCCCACCGGTCAGGTGTGGGGCAAGACCGAGGCCGGGAAGGGCGCGAACCGGCGCGGTATCGAACGCTCCCGCATCCTCGCCGTGATTGCGGAGCGTGACGGAAAGCGGGACGCGAGCTGA
- a CDS encoding DUF3307 domain-containing protein, translated as MLGSLFVLLFLGHLLADYPFQTDHQAAHKADCNAVGWVANLTHAATHVVTCAAALIVGALLLDDVVLSVPVVVAVLLWIGATHAFIDRRWPVARWMNFAKQAGWAKNGGAAHVDQTAHVLVLVVAAFALAA; from the coding sequence ATGCTCGGCTCACTGTTCGTCCTCCTCTTCCTCGGTCACTTGCTGGCCGACTACCCGTTCCAGACCGACCACCAGGCCGCCCACAAGGCCGACTGCAACGCGGTCGGGTGGGTCGCAAATCTCACCCACGCCGCAACCCACGTGGTCACCTGCGCCGCCGCCCTGATCGTGGGGGCCCTGCTCCTCGACGACGTGGTGCTGTCCGTGCCGGTCGTCGTCGCCGTGCTGCTGTGGATCGGTGCCACCCACGCCTTCATCGACCGGCGGTGGCCCGTCGCCCGCTGGATGAACTTCGCCAAGCAGGCCGGATGGGCGAAGAACGGCGGGGCTGCCCATGTCGACCAGACCGCGCACGTTCTCGTGCTCGTGGTCGCCGCGTTCGCCCTCGCCGCCTGA
- a CDS encoding RRQRL motif-containing zinc-binding protein translates to MSPAFGKCYDPTGAVHGVPTFPWKYAPNGYATRRQLRARGLRPGGQPVAAQVMRRASRRKGGVSVAYLYRLDLAKPVRPMTPGRTAALAAAMTARRTCPECRVDVGYCIPTSLGMCPGCAYSSSA, encoded by the coding sequence ATGTCCCCGGCATTCGGCAAGTGCTACGACCCGACCGGGGCCGTGCACGGGGTGCCGACGTTCCCGTGGAAGTACGCCCCCAACGGCTACGCCACCCGCCGCCAGCTCCGCGCCCGAGGGCTGCGCCCCGGCGGCCAGCCCGTTGCTGCACAGGTGATGCGCCGCGCCTCCCGCCGCAAGGGCGGGGTGTCGGTCGCTTATCTCTATCGCCTGGACCTCGCCAAGCCCGTCCGCCCGATGACCCCGGGTCGCACGGCCGCGCTCGCCGCCGCGATGACCGCGCGCCGCACGTGCCCGGAGTGCCGGGTGGACGTCGGGTACTGCATCCCGACCTCGCTCGGCATGTGCCCCGGGTGTGCCTACTCCTCCTCTGCCTGA
- a CDS encoding GGDEF domain-containing protein, with the protein MSTLLTALATAGPFAAGWSVHTVWLRRSLSSARRDPLTGLRTRDGFTRRANVLLKDPRAVVVLADVDHFKQINDQYGHAAGDALLKATADRLAHYVGRDGVAGRLGGDEFAAVVIDTHGTIADLLAVLHGVLARPADGMDLAVRTTVSLGWVRAVDHPGEDLSGLLRRADEAMYTAKQARAGVRRAGLGRFLATWSGRRAGRRGTALAGPGDAA; encoded by the coding sequence ATGAGCACCCTCTTAACCGCCCTCGCCACCGCCGGTCCCTTCGCGGCCGGGTGGTCGGTCCACACGGTGTGGCTGCGCCGCTCCCTGAGTAGCGCTCGCCGTGACCCGCTCACCGGGCTACGCACCCGCGACGGCTTCACCCGCCGCGCCAACGTCCTGCTGAAGGACCCGCGCGCGGTGGTGGTCCTCGCGGACGTCGACCACTTCAAGCAGATCAACGACCAGTACGGCCACGCAGCGGGGGATGCCCTGTTGAAGGCGACCGCGGACCGGCTCGCGCACTACGTGGGCCGGGACGGGGTCGCCGGACGACTCGGTGGCGATGAGTTCGCCGCCGTCGTCATCGACACCCACGGCACCATCGCGGACCTCCTCGCCGTGCTTCACGGCGTGCTCGCCCGCCCCGCCGACGGCATGGACCTGGCTGTGCGCACCACGGTGTCGCTCGGTTGGGTGCGCGCCGTCGACCACCCCGGCGAAGACCTCTCCGGCCTGCTGCGGCGGGCGGACGAGGCGATGTACACAGCGAAGCAGGCACGGGCCGGGGTCCGTCGAGCCGGGCTCGGCAGGTTCCTGGCCACATGGTCTGGTCGTCGTGCCGGCCGACGCGGCACGGCCCTCGCCGGCCCCGGGGACGCAGCCTGA